DNA from Candidatus Zixiibacteriota bacterium:
CTACGAATTCGGCGGATTTGTATTGCCGATGTGGGATCTGGGCGGTGTTTTCGGCTTCGGCGTGTACATGCTTGATGCCGGAAGTGTCGATGAAACCACATACGAGCATACCGAAGGCACCGGCAGAACATTTGGTGCCAAGGAGTATGCTCTCAGCGCCAGCTATGCTCGTAACCTGACGGACCATTTCTCGGTCGGCGCGACCCTGAAAGTGATCGACCAGGTCTATGAGGAAATGCGCTCGACTGGCTGGGGTGCCGATGTCGGTACGACTTATGATACCGGTTATCGCGGTTTCCGAATCTCGATGGTGATTTCAAATTTCGGCCCCGACATGACTTTTATCTCTGAAGCGCATCCTTTGCCGATTAATTTTAAATTCGGCGCATCGTTTAATGTGCTCGAAAGCGATCTTCATCGCCTGACCCTCGCCGCCGAGGGCGCTCATCCGGCCGACAACGAAGAGAAGTACACGACCGGTATGGAATATACCTACAAGGAGATGTTCAGCCTCCGGATGGGCCAGAAATTCCAGATCGATACCGGCGGTTTTTCAGCCGGTGCCGGTGTCAGGCTTCCGGTCAACAACTGGACTCTGACGGCTGATTATGCCTTCTTTGATTTCGGTGTTCTGGAATCAGTTCACAGGTTCACTTTTGGATTCGCGTTTTAGGCTGAATGACTATGAATATCACGATGAGATATACTTGGAGGTATGATGAAAAGTAAATACATGAAAGTTATCATCCCGACAGCAGTCGTGGCGATGTTCGCTATGGCCGCGATCTGGGGATGTGGCGAACCGGGATTCGACGGTCCAAAGCCGGTCAATAAAGCGCCGGAATGTTACCTGGCGAATATCCCGACAAGTGGCACACAGTATTCCAAAAATCCGGTCCTGTACTGGTTTGCCAGTGATGAAGATGGCTACATTAAGGAATATCGTTATGTCGTCAAGAAGGCTGATGAAATCAATGACGATCCGTTGACATACATCACGAATACTGTCCAGGATGAAGATTATGATGACTGGAGCAGTATCGTTATTGGCGAAAACCCCTCCCAGTCTCCAACTACGGATACTATCCAGTTCTTTGCCGATATCGATCCCGAAATCTATGTCAAGCAGTACTTCTTTGTTCAGGCTGTCGATAATCATGGCGCCGTCTCGCGACTGACCGATACTATCTCCGAGAACGGACAACAGAAGATCAATATCCTGGCGTACCGAATGTTCTACCGCAACAATCACGCGCCCGACACTCATCTCTATTTTGAAGATACCATCCTATATTACAGCCTGGACACGCTGTATGAATCCTATGATGGTGTACCGTTCTCATGGGAAGGTTCTGACTCGCTCGATTACAAGCGGGCTCAGCCCAAGTTTGAGTTCCACTGGCAGTTGTATGGGCCTTTTGATTCTATTGATGATACTTCTACTTCAGATCCC
Protein-coding regions in this window:
- a CDS encoding PorV/PorQ family protein, producing the protein MKKLLLIVMLLLVLAPGYLYGQAKVGTAGAQFLEIGVSARAVGMGEAFISMTDDATAVYYNPSGLTYVYEKQFMFTHIEYAADINYEFGGFVLPMWDLGGVFGFGVYMLDAGSVDETTYEHTEGTGRTFGAKEYALSASYARNLTDHFSVGATLKVIDQVYEEMRSTGWGADVGTTYDTGYRGFRISMVISNFGPDMTFISEAHPLPINFKFGASFNVLESDLHRLTLAAEGAHPADNEEKYTTGMEYTYKEMFSLRMGQKFQIDTGGFSAGAGVRLPVNNWTLTADYAFFDFGVLESVHRFTFGFAF